One window from the genome of Desulfopila inferna encodes:
- a CDS encoding acyl carrier protein: MSLEKITEIIVKASGCKPEEVKPEAELRALGIDSLTAITVLYDIEEAYDIEIPNEIIPSIITVKDIHDKLTAFCL, from the coding sequence ATGTCACTAGAAAAAATCACTGAAATTATTGTAAAGGCATCTGGGTGCAAGCCGGAAGAAGTCAAGCCTGAAGCTGAGCTAAGAGCGCTGGGAATAGACTCGCTAACAGCAATTACCGTATTATATGATATTGAAGAGGCGTATGATATTGAAATTCCCAACGAGATTATTCCTTCTATCATTACAGTAAAAGATATTCATGATAAGCTCACAGCTTTTTGTCTATAA
- a CDS encoding SAM-dependent methyltransferase, with product MSDIVKKLSGQNIHYYGSDDLLKFERQMERFFTREYERWRGNDELPEKYGVSSFEGDIGDKATLNVSVSHYDEEYQVYRAFLDTISMAYTTAYYGATNESPELDKISLEQAQLNKYKLVVERANVKNGQTVLDLGCGFGGLSKYLLKTFSDLDVVAINPSTVQVRHINNVLIDKDPDFDESRFTIIKKYFTAAEASIFEEEHFDRVISIGMLEHVTNIDLLLKTINRILKYDGKCLFHCIVSLDTIPNFLKAENSLIAYYYPGAHIWPYNEPQRHDTHLKFINSWFVNGMNYWKTLDIWHQRFWEAIEQLHPAYLSIDEVDKWNKYFSLCKTMFSPNNGRSYGNGQYLYEKE from the coding sequence ATGTCTGATATAGTCAAAAAACTATCCGGTCAAAACATTCATTATTATGGATCTGATGATTTATTAAAATTTGAAAGGCAAATGGAGAGGTTTTTTACACGCGAGTATGAGAGATGGCGTGGTAATGATGAGCTGCCTGAAAAATACGGTGTGAGTTCATTTGAAGGGGATATTGGTGACAAAGCGACACTCAATGTTTCAGTTAGTCATTATGATGAAGAATATCAAGTTTACCGTGCTTTTCTTGATACCATTTCTATGGCTTATACAACAGCCTATTATGGAGCGACAAATGAATCACCAGAATTAGATAAGATTTCTCTGGAACAGGCACAATTAAATAAATATAAGTTGGTCGTTGAACGAGCAAATGTTAAAAATGGACAAACTGTTTTAGATTTAGGTTGTGGCTTTGGTGGACTCTCCAAGTATTTACTTAAAACCTTCTCTGATCTAGATGTCGTTGCTATTAATCCAAGTACAGTTCAGGTACGGCATATAAATAATGTCCTGATTGATAAAGATCCTGACTTTGATGAGTCACGTTTTACAATAATAAAAAAATATTTTACCGCTGCTGAAGCAAGTATTTTTGAAGAGGAACACTTTGACAGGGTGATCTCAATTGGGATGCTTGAACATGTAACTAATATAGATTTATTACTAAAAACAATAAATCGAATACTCAAATATGATGGTAAATGCCTCTTTCACTGCATAGTTTCTTTAGACACTATCCCAAATTTTTTAAAAGCTGAAAACAGCCTAATTGCTTATTATTATCCTGGAGCACATATATGGCCCTATAATGAACCACAACGTCATGATACACATTTGAAATTTATTAACAGCTGGTTCGTTAATGGCATGAACTACTGGAAAACGCTGGATATTTGGCATCAACGATTTTGGGAGGCCATAGAGCAACTACACCCAGCTTATTTATCAATAGATGAAGTTGACAAATGGAACAAATACTTCAGCCTGTGCAAGACAATGTTTAGCCCGAACAATGGAAGAAGTTACGGCAATGGTCAGTATTTATATGAAAAAGAGTAG
- a CDS encoding beta-ketoacyl-[acyl-carrier-protein] synthase family protein — MTHRAVITGLGAVSGLGVDVPAFWQALETGRSGIRPFDLPIENVKTVVAAPVPEFDQERYFTAEDLPLLDKFSQFAVVAAQEAVADAGLVIGEESLVNAAAIIGSACCGKHNDEVIFSSLYKLKRKRAHPLTIPKGMPSAPASMVSIHLGIKGPAFVVASACASGAHAIIQGVSMIASGVVDVALVGGTDASFTYTLLKSWDALRVMSSDTCRPFCKDRSGMVLGEGAGMLVLESEEHAVQRSARIYAEIAGCGMTSDAGHITRPDVTGIANAMTKALHQAKLKPGEVDYINAHGTATVANDIAETEAIHQVFGDHAKQLAVSSTKSMHGHALGASSALEVVATTLALHHSIIPPTANFTVADEKCDLDYVPNQARKQIINIALSNAFAFGGLNAVIAIRNSSK, encoded by the coding sequence ATGACTCACCGTGCTGTCATAACCGGTTTGGGAGCTGTATCTGGCTTGGGAGTAGATGTACCTGCTTTTTGGCAGGCATTAGAAACAGGACGTTCCGGTATCAGACCCTTTGATTTACCTATCGAAAATGTCAAAACTGTGGTGGCAGCCCCAGTACCAGAATTTGACCAGGAAAGGTATTTCACAGCAGAGGATCTCCCTTTGCTGGATAAGTTCTCTCAGTTCGCCGTCGTTGCTGCGCAAGAAGCCGTTGCTGATGCTGGCCTGGTAATTGGCGAGGAAAGTCTTGTTAATGCTGCAGCTATTATAGGTAGTGCATGCTGTGGCAAACACAACGATGAAGTGATTTTTTCCAGCCTCTACAAACTGAAACGCAAACGCGCACATCCCTTAACAATACCAAAGGGTATGCCTAGTGCTCCTGCCAGCATGGTAAGTATACATTTAGGAATTAAAGGACCGGCATTTGTTGTTGCCAGTGCCTGTGCCTCCGGTGCCCATGCCATTATCCAGGGCGTGTCCATGATTGCATCCGGAGTGGTAGATGTTGCGCTGGTTGGGGGGACGGACGCCTCATTCACATACACTTTGTTAAAATCATGGGATGCCTTGCGAGTCATGTCAAGTGATACCTGTCGCCCTTTTTGTAAGGATCGCAGCGGCATGGTGTTAGGAGAAGGTGCAGGCATGTTGGTTCTGGAATCTGAAGAACATGCTGTACAACGTAGTGCTCGTATTTATGCTGAAATAGCTGGTTGCGGAATGACCTCTGATGCAGGACATATTACACGGCCTGATGTTACTGGAATTGCCAATGCAATGACAAAAGCACTTCATCAAGCAAAGCTAAAACCGGGTGAAGTTGACTACATAAATGCCCATGGCACTGCAACGGTGGCAAATGATATTGCTGAAACAGAGGCCATACATCAGGTGTTTGGTGATCATGCTAAACAACTTGCTGTTTCTTCAACTAAATCGATGCATGGCCATGCTCTGGGTGCCTCGAGTGCACTGGAGGTTGTGGCAACAACTCTGGCATTACATCATAGCATTATTCCGCCAACAGCCAATTTTACAGTTGCAGATGAAAAATGTGACTTGGATTATGTTCCGAATCAGGCACGAAAACAGATCATAAACATTGCCCTATCAAACGCATTTGCTTTTGGTGGGTTAAATGCCGTGATTGCCATAAGAAATTCATCAAAATAA
- a CDS encoding InlB B-repeat-containing protein → MKIVLKIISIQVRSQRKESNHGDFMNFLSQFSIAKIYQLISAIIFPFILAVPYSQSATIDVSTANYGDIIYVSNNDTLTGTTTKQIEIRCTSSCNVTLDNLNVDLQANNIWDVCALEFYSSTNNTITLVGTNVIKSGVNEPGIKVPSSATLTIKGSGSLHAVGAHDGAGIGSGNGLAAGTIIIHSGTVRAEGQHWGAGIGGGRQASSQRIEISGGSVTATSHTGAAIGGGGADDTDFIVGSGGTINISGGTVQAYTAYGAGIGSGGNRSSSNVMSSGLGPSITISGGTVTARSSLGGAGIGTGWDAPNGGQINISGGIVHATSSLDGLYLPDEFAAGIGGGYKSSFSSVNITGGEVYAARSKGYNNNSYDIGGGQNGTVYNNVSISGTSAVFLKDDRCEKLSTSHTHVNYQSVSSNTAYGYANFPDDWNDNTAYGYVVRYAVSFNGNGSDGGNLPSTRYYYLSDPDRKIPEPTAPNVPSRTGYALNGWCTIRTCAGIEWDFATDQANSSLTLYANWTTNNYSITYHNAYGGTSLTPTSYTIEDTPFSLPVLSGRTGYTFVGWYDNSELAGNTYSTIPAGSTGDKEFWEKWIPNYSLTYSAETGGSINGDESQTVDHGADGTTVTAVPTTGYHFIRWSDGSTENPRTDTNITADLVISASFAINTYCLTYEAGEGGAISGNTSQTINYGTDGSVVVAAPVTGYHFVQWSDGSTENPRTDTDVTTDLYISANFAINTYSLSVLFQGNGTGTVTSEPVGIDCGDDCQEILPHNTEVTLTAASHVKSDFKGWYGACSGIDNTCVITIDQILSVGARFEKKFPWGILLPGLSHQYKRIRND, encoded by the coding sequence GTGAAAATAGTATTGAAAATAATCTCTATACAAGTTAGATCTCAGAGGAAAGAGTCTAACCATGGAGATTTTATGAATTTTTTAAGTCAGTTTAGCATAGCAAAAATCTATCAACTAATTTCTGCAATTATCTTCCCGTTTATACTGGCTGTACCATATTCTCAAAGTGCAACAATTGATGTCAGCACTGCAAATTACGGCGACATTATTTATGTTTCTAATAATGATACTCTCACCGGAACGACCACTAAACAAATAGAAATCCGTTGTACTTCCAGTTGCAACGTAACACTCGATAACTTGAATGTAGATTTACAGGCAAACAACATATGGGATGTGTGTGCACTAGAATTTTACAGTTCTACTAATAACACGATAACTCTTGTCGGGACCAACGTGATAAAATCCGGTGTCAATGAGCCCGGAATCAAAGTACCATCCAGTGCAACTTTAACTATTAAAGGAAGCGGCTCTCTTCACGCCGTTGGTGCACATGATGGTGCGGGGATTGGATCAGGAAACGGCCTGGCAGCTGGTACGATAATCATTCATAGCGGTACTGTCAGAGCAGAGGGCCAACATTGGGGTGCTGGAATTGGTGGAGGTCGCCAAGCCTCCAGTCAGAGAATTGAAATATCGGGAGGCTCAGTTACAGCAACGAGCCACACAGGCGCAGCAATAGGTGGTGGAGGTGCAGATGATACCGATTTCATAGTTGGTAGTGGTGGTACTATCAATATTTCTGGAGGCACTGTTCAGGCATATACCGCATATGGGGCTGGTATCGGCAGCGGTGGCAATCGTTCAAGCTCCAATGTTATGTCCAGTGGTTTAGGACCTAGTATAACAATCTCAGGCGGTACCGTTACGGCAAGAAGCTCGTTAGGTGGCGCAGGAATCGGTACTGGTTGGGATGCACCAAACGGCGGTCAGATCAATATTTCAGGTGGTATTGTTCATGCAACAAGTAGCCTGGACGGCTTGTATCTTCCTGATGAATTTGCTGCAGGTATAGGAGGCGGATATAAGAGCTCATTTTCCAGCGTCAATATTACAGGTGGGGAGGTGTATGCTGCCAGATCAAAAGGATACAACAATAACAGTTATGATATCGGAGGTGGCCAGAATGGAACTGTATATAACAATGTATCTATATCCGGGACATCTGCCGTATTTCTAAAGGATGACCGATGTGAAAAGCTTTCAACATCACATACTCATGTAAACTATCAGTCAGTTTCCAGCAATACCGCATATGGATATGCTAATTTTCCGGATGACTGGAATGATAATACAGCATATGGTTATGTCGTGCGCTATGCCGTCTCTTTCAACGGCAATGGTTCCGATGGGGGAAACTTGCCGAGCACTAGATACTACTACCTCTCTGATCCTGACAGAAAGATCCCAGAACCAACTGCGCCAAATGTCCCATCTCGAACAGGATACGCCCTGAATGGTTGGTGTACAATTCGGACATGCGCGGGTATCGAGTGGGATTTTGCCACTGATCAGGCAAACAGTAGTCTGACGCTGTATGCAAATTGGACAACTAACAATTATTCTATTACTTACCACAATGCCTACGGAGGAACTTCCTTAACTCCGACAAGCTATACCATAGAAGACACCCCATTCAGTTTGCCGGTACTTTCTGGCAGAACGGGTTACACCTTCGTTGGTTGGTACGATAACTCAGAACTTGCGGGCAATACATACTCAACCATTCCCGCCGGCAGCACCGGTGATAAAGAATTTTGGGAAAAGTGGATACCGAACTACAGTTTAACTTACAGCGCAGAAACGGGAGGATCGATAAACGGCGACGAATCTCAGACGGTAGATCACGGTGCGGATGGTACAACCGTTACAGCAGTTCCGACAACGGGGTATCATTTTATCAGGTGGAGTGATGGTTCGACGGAAAATCCGCGAACCGACACCAACATCACTGCTGACCTGGTCATTTCAGCCAGCTTTGCTATCAATACCTATTGCTTAACTTATGAGGCCGGAGAGGGCGGGGCAATAAGTGGCAATACATCTCAGACAATAAATTACGGAACTGACGGCTCAGTGGTTGTAGCTGCACCCGTAACAGGATATCATTTTGTCCAGTGGAGTGACGGTTCGACGGAAAATCCACGAACCGACACCGACGTTACCACTGATCTTTACATCTCAGCCAATTTTGCTATCAACACGTATTCACTTTCGGTTCTTTTTCAAGGTAATGGTACTGGAACTGTTACCAGCGAACCAGTTGGAATTGACTGTGGGGATGATTGTCAGGAGATCCTACCTCATAATACAGAAGTGACCCTGACTGCAGCGTCTCACGTGAAATCCGACTTTAAGGGATGGTACGGAGCATGTTCCGGAATTGATAATACCTGTGTCATCACAATTGACCAGATTCTTTCAGTAGGTGCTAGGTTCGAGAAGAAGTTTCCGTGGGGGATACTACTTCCGGGGCTATCGCATCAATACAAGAGGATTAGGAATGACTAG
- a CDS encoding CNNM domain-containing protein, with protein MLKQPGHACKQINNLKGAHWLPLLVALILGLSVPAYSVEAVTDTHLATTTADVILLIMYVLLALVFSFLCSVAEAVLLSITPSYIESQKENRPKRAALLQYLKHDNVDRSLAAILTLNTIAHTIGAIGAGAQASIVFGSTWFGVFSAAMTLMILFFSEIIPKTIGAVYWPHLVGFTTLFVRFLINILYPIVWLSEKVTRIISHDSKLHIFSRDEFIAMARVGVQTGGILDNESLIIKNLLQLQSIAVLDVMTPSTVVSALPEDMTIPEAMVRISKTPFSRLLLYKNNFENITGFVLRDDILLKKAHNHDEETLKSLKRDISVVPGTISVSLLLDRFLKERRHIALVVDEHGSMRGLVTLEDLLETLIGVEIMDEMDKVEDMRVFARKLWMDRAKALGIEDQIIR; from the coding sequence ATGCTGAAACAGCCAGGCCATGCTTGCAAACAGATTAATAATCTAAAAGGCGCTCACTGGCTTCCTCTGTTAGTGGCATTAATATTGGGTCTTTCGGTTCCCGCTTACAGTGTAGAAGCCGTAACGGATACCCATCTTGCAACCACCACTGCTGATGTTATCCTTTTGATAATGTATGTGCTGCTGGCCCTGGTATTTTCTTTTCTCTGTTCAGTGGCTGAAGCTGTGTTGTTGAGTATTACTCCCTCCTATATCGAAAGCCAGAAAGAAAACCGACCAAAACGAGCCGCTCTTCTACAATACTTAAAACATGACAATGTCGACCGATCGCTTGCGGCGATCCTGACCCTGAACACTATTGCTCATACCATTGGAGCGATTGGAGCAGGAGCTCAGGCTTCGATAGTTTTCGGCAGCACATGGTTCGGTGTATTCTCGGCGGCGATGACTTTGATGATTCTTTTCTTCTCTGAGATCATCCCAAAAACCATAGGCGCTGTTTACTGGCCACATCTGGTTGGTTTTACAACGTTATTTGTGCGTTTTTTGATCAATATTCTTTATCCGATAGTATGGCTTTCGGAAAAAGTGACAAGGATAATTTCACATGACTCCAAACTGCATATCTTCAGCAGGGATGAATTTATCGCTATGGCTCGAGTTGGAGTTCAGACAGGTGGCATCCTGGATAACGAATCCCTGATAATAAAAAATTTATTACAGCTTCAATCAATAGCAGTACTGGATGTCATGACTCCAAGTACCGTTGTCTCGGCACTACCCGAAGATATGACAATTCCAGAAGCTATGGTCCGGATATCAAAAACTCCGTTCTCACGGTTACTCCTCTACAAGAATAATTTTGAGAACATCACGGGATTTGTTCTCAGAGATGACATTTTACTTAAAAAAGCTCACAATCACGATGAAGAGACCCTTAAGTCTCTGAAGCGAGACATCTCCGTGGTTCCCGGCACCATCTCGGTTTCCTTATTGCTCGACCGGTTTCTCAAAGAACGCCGGCACATTGCCCTGGTTGTCGACGAGCACGGCTCCATGAGAGGACTGGTTACGCTTGAAGATCTGCTGGAAACTCTGATTGGCGTCGAAATTATGGATGAAATGGATAAGGTTGAAGATATGCGGGTATTTGCGAGGAAGCTATGGATGGATCGCGCCAAGGCGCTTGGTATTGAAGATCAAATTATACGATAA
- a CDS encoding crotonase/enoyl-CoA hydratase family protein — MKKTHNSDTTCQAPGSIVEDGYTQFSTRYDSETGTIWCWMEPAPRPCINTTLKDELLLLHRQLVTTYKNPRSDTVWPFRHFILASRIPGIYNLGGDLSLFRQYIVNRKEKALRDYAHKCIELLHNNINNLELPITTVSLVQGQGLGGGFEMALSCDVIIAERSSQMGFPEIIFNLFPGMGAYNLLTRRVGSALAERIILSGNTYSGSELFDMGIVDVLAEDGEGVEATEDYLKSQNQSHNTIRSIKKIRQIVHPITRQSLLDIVDIWVEAAMDLNEKDLAKMGRLLYLQKIAKDSKALKAQSSNTVMRRADWRKINNVSFPLKTHLGETVIHDRRKRDRRSEE, encoded by the coding sequence ATGAAAAAAACACACAATTCCGACACTACTTGTCAAGCACCAGGAAGTATAGTTGAGGATGGTTATACGCAATTCAGTACTCGCTATGATTCTGAGACCGGCACGATCTGGTGCTGGATGGAACCTGCGCCCCGGCCCTGCATAAATACTACACTAAAAGATGAGCTGCTCCTGCTTCATCGACAATTGGTCACCACCTATAAAAATCCTCGTTCTGACACCGTCTGGCCTTTCAGGCATTTTATTCTGGCATCTAGAATACCGGGGATTTACAATCTGGGAGGCGATCTGAGTTTGTTCAGGCAATATATTGTAAATAGAAAAGAAAAGGCTCTTAGAGATTACGCTCACAAATGTATCGAGTTGCTGCATAATAATATTAATAATCTTGAATTGCCAATCACCACTGTTTCTCTTGTACAGGGGCAGGGTCTTGGCGGTGGTTTTGAAATGGCCTTGTCATGTGATGTTATCATCGCAGAACGTAGCTCACAGATGGGGTTTCCAGAAATCATATTCAATCTTTTTCCAGGAATGGGCGCATACAACCTGCTTACTCGCAGGGTCGGTTCTGCACTCGCTGAGCGTATTATTCTTAGTGGAAATACCTATAGTGGGAGTGAATTATTTGATATGGGTATCGTGGATGTATTGGCTGAAGATGGAGAAGGTGTAGAGGCGACCGAAGATTACCTGAAAAGCCAGAATCAGTCACACAACACGATCCGCTCAATTAAAAAAATACGACAAATTGTTCACCCTATTACCCGCCAGAGCCTGCTTGACATTGTTGATATCTGGGTAGAGGCGGCCATGGATTTAAACGAAAAAGATCTCGCTAAGATGGGGCGCTTATTATATCTGCAGAAAATAGCGAAAGACAGTAAGGCCTTGAAGGCTCAAAGTTCGAATACAGTTATGCGACGCGCTGACTGGCGCAAAATTAACAATGTGAGTTTCCCTCTTAAAACACACCTTGGAGAAACAGTTATACATGACAGGAGAAAAAGAGACAGGCGCAGTGAAGAATAA